One stretch of Arachis duranensis cultivar V14167 chromosome 1, aradu.V14167.gnm2.J7QH, whole genome shotgun sequence DNA includes these proteins:
- the LOC107460208 gene encoding homogentisate phytyltransferase 1, chloroplastic isoform X3 has protein sequence MNSLLLGSFPNKASLVTPGSYAPPTASWPKRKIKKEYNFLRFKQSSLVFRCEGIEGGPTCQECNRKHIVKATSGQSFESEPPAFDSKRILTSVKNSLDAFYRFSRPHTVIGTALSIVSVSLLAVQKSSDISPLFFTGVLEAVVAALFMNIYIVGLNQLSDIEIDKINKPYLPLASGEYSIGTGVTIVASFSLLSFWLGWIVGSWPLFWALFISFVLGTAYSIDVPLLRWKRFAVLAAMCILAVRAVIVQLAFFLHMQTHVYKRPVVFSRPLIFATAFMSFFSVVIALFKDIPDIEGDRIFGIQSFSVRLGQQRVFWICVSLLEVAYGVALMVGAASPCLWSKIITGVGHAAMALILWFRAKSVDFKNKASITSFYMFIWKLFYAEYLLIPLVR, from the exons ATGAATTCTCTGCTTCTTGGTTCTTTTCCTAATAAAGCTTCACTAGTTACCCCTG GTTCTTACGCACCACCAACAGCTTCATGGCCcaaaaggaagataaaaaaagaatataattttCTGAGGTTTAAGCAGTCAAGTTTAGTATTTCGTTGTGAAGGCATTGAGGGAGGGCCTACATGCCAAGAATGTAACAGAAAACATATTGTGAAAGCGACCTCTGGGCAATCTTTTGAATCTGAACCTCCAGCTTTTGATTCAAAAAGAATTTTGACCTCTGTTAAAAATTCATTGGATGCTTTCTATAGGTTTTCCAGGCCACACACGGTTATTGGCACC GCATTGAGCATAGTTTCTGTGTCTCTCCTAGCAGTGCAGAAATCATCAGACATATCTCCTCTATTTTTTACTGGTGTGTTGGAG GCTGTGGTAGCTGCCTTGTTTATGAATATTTATATTGTCGGATTGAATCAATTGTCGGATATTGAAATAGACAAG ATAAACAAGCCATATCTTCCATTGGCATCCGGTGAATATTCCATTGGAACTGGTGTCACAATTGTTGCATCGTTTTCATTGCTG AGTTTTTGGCTTGGTTGGATTGTAGGTTCATGGCCGTTGTTTTGGGCTCTTTTCATCAGTTTTGTGCTTGGGACTGCTTATTCAATTGAT GTGCCACTCTTGAGATGGAAGAGATTTGCAGTGCTTGCTGCAATGTGTATTCTAGCTGTCCGTGCAGTAATTGTTCAACTTGCTTTTTTCCTTCACATGCAG ACCCATGTGTACAAGAGGCCAGTTGTGTTTTCAAGACCACTGATTTTTGCTACAGCATTCATGAGTTTCTTCTCTGTAGTTATAGCATTGTTCAAG GATATACctgacatagaaggagatagAATATTCGGCATCCAGTCGTTTTCAGTACGTTTAGGTCAGCAGCGG GTATTTTGGATTTGTGTCTCACTCCTTGAAGTTGCTTACGGAGTCGCCCTCATGGTGGGAGCAGCTTCTCCTTGCCTTTGGAGCAAAATTATCACG GGCGTGGGACATGCTGCTATGGCTTTAATTCTCTGGTTCCGTGCCAAATCTGTAGATTTCAAGAACAAAGCTTCCATAACATCCTTCTACATGTTTATCTGGAAG CTATTTTATGCAGAGTACTTGCTCATACCTTTAGTTAGATGA
- the LOC107460208 gene encoding homogentisate phytyltransferase 1, chloroplastic isoform X1 — translation MNSLLLGSFPNKASLVTPGGSCWRSKNWTNNCLTIGTLGSYAPPTASWPKRKIKKEYNFLRFKQSSLVFRCEGIEGGPTCQECNRKHIVKATSGQSFESEPPAFDSKRILTSVKNSLDAFYRFSRPHTVIGTALSIVSVSLLAVQKSSDISPLFFTGVLEAVVAALFMNIYIVGLNQLSDIEIDKINKPYLPLASGEYSIGTGVTIVASFSLLSFWLGWIVGSWPLFWALFISFVLGTAYSIDVPLLRWKRFAVLAAMCILAVRAVIVQLAFFLHMQTHVYKRPVVFSRPLIFATAFMSFFSVVIALFKDIPDIEGDRIFGIQSFSVRLGQQRVFWICVSLLEVAYGVALMVGAASPCLWSKIITGVGHAAMALILWFRAKSVDFKNKASITSFYMFIWKLFYAEYLLIPLVR, via the exons ATGAATTCTCTGCTTCTTGGTTCTTTTCCTAATAAAGCTTCACTAGTTACCCCTG gTGGAAGTTGTTGGAGGAGTAAAAATTGGACAAATAATTGTTTGACTA TTGGTACTCTAGGTTCTTACGCACCACCAACAGCTTCATGGCCcaaaaggaagataaaaaaagaatataattttCTGAGGTTTAAGCAGTCAAGTTTAGTATTTCGTTGTGAAGGCATTGAGGGAGGGCCTACATGCCAAGAATGTAACAGAAAACATATTGTGAAAGCGACCTCTGGGCAATCTTTTGAATCTGAACCTCCAGCTTTTGATTCAAAAAGAATTTTGACCTCTGTTAAAAATTCATTGGATGCTTTCTATAGGTTTTCCAGGCCACACACGGTTATTGGCACC GCATTGAGCATAGTTTCTGTGTCTCTCCTAGCAGTGCAGAAATCATCAGACATATCTCCTCTATTTTTTACTGGTGTGTTGGAG GCTGTGGTAGCTGCCTTGTTTATGAATATTTATATTGTCGGATTGAATCAATTGTCGGATATTGAAATAGACAAG ATAAACAAGCCATATCTTCCATTGGCATCCGGTGAATATTCCATTGGAACTGGTGTCACAATTGTTGCATCGTTTTCATTGCTG AGTTTTTGGCTTGGTTGGATTGTAGGTTCATGGCCGTTGTTTTGGGCTCTTTTCATCAGTTTTGTGCTTGGGACTGCTTATTCAATTGAT GTGCCACTCTTGAGATGGAAGAGATTTGCAGTGCTTGCTGCAATGTGTATTCTAGCTGTCCGTGCAGTAATTGTTCAACTTGCTTTTTTCCTTCACATGCAG ACCCATGTGTACAAGAGGCCAGTTGTGTTTTCAAGACCACTGATTTTTGCTACAGCATTCATGAGTTTCTTCTCTGTAGTTATAGCATTGTTCAAG GATATACctgacatagaaggagatagAATATTCGGCATCCAGTCGTTTTCAGTACGTTTAGGTCAGCAGCGG GTATTTTGGATTTGTGTCTCACTCCTTGAAGTTGCTTACGGAGTCGCCCTCATGGTGGGAGCAGCTTCTCCTTGCCTTTGGAGCAAAATTATCACG GGCGTGGGACATGCTGCTATGGCTTTAATTCTCTGGTTCCGTGCCAAATCTGTAGATTTCAAGAACAAAGCTTCCATAACATCCTTCTACATGTTTATCTGGAAG CTATTTTATGCAGAGTACTTGCTCATACCTTTAGTTAGATGA
- the LOC107460208 gene encoding homogentisate phytyltransferase 1, chloroplastic isoform X2: MNSLLLGSFPNKASLVTPGGSCWRSKNWTNNCLTSSYAPPTASWPKRKIKKEYNFLRFKQSSLVFRCEGIEGGPTCQECNRKHIVKATSGQSFESEPPAFDSKRILTSVKNSLDAFYRFSRPHTVIGTALSIVSVSLLAVQKSSDISPLFFTGVLEAVVAALFMNIYIVGLNQLSDIEIDKINKPYLPLASGEYSIGTGVTIVASFSLLSFWLGWIVGSWPLFWALFISFVLGTAYSIDVPLLRWKRFAVLAAMCILAVRAVIVQLAFFLHMQTHVYKRPVVFSRPLIFATAFMSFFSVVIALFKDIPDIEGDRIFGIQSFSVRLGQQRVFWICVSLLEVAYGVALMVGAASPCLWSKIITGVGHAAMALILWFRAKSVDFKNKASITSFYMFIWKLFYAEYLLIPLVR; this comes from the exons ATGAATTCTCTGCTTCTTGGTTCTTTTCCTAATAAAGCTTCACTAGTTACCCCTG gTGGAAGTTGTTGGAGGAGTAAAAATTGGACAAATAATTGTTTGACTA GTTCTTACGCACCACCAACAGCTTCATGGCCcaaaaggaagataaaaaaagaatataattttCTGAGGTTTAAGCAGTCAAGTTTAGTATTTCGTTGTGAAGGCATTGAGGGAGGGCCTACATGCCAAGAATGTAACAGAAAACATATTGTGAAAGCGACCTCTGGGCAATCTTTTGAATCTGAACCTCCAGCTTTTGATTCAAAAAGAATTTTGACCTCTGTTAAAAATTCATTGGATGCTTTCTATAGGTTTTCCAGGCCACACACGGTTATTGGCACC GCATTGAGCATAGTTTCTGTGTCTCTCCTAGCAGTGCAGAAATCATCAGACATATCTCCTCTATTTTTTACTGGTGTGTTGGAG GCTGTGGTAGCTGCCTTGTTTATGAATATTTATATTGTCGGATTGAATCAATTGTCGGATATTGAAATAGACAAG ATAAACAAGCCATATCTTCCATTGGCATCCGGTGAATATTCCATTGGAACTGGTGTCACAATTGTTGCATCGTTTTCATTGCTG AGTTTTTGGCTTGGTTGGATTGTAGGTTCATGGCCGTTGTTTTGGGCTCTTTTCATCAGTTTTGTGCTTGGGACTGCTTATTCAATTGAT GTGCCACTCTTGAGATGGAAGAGATTTGCAGTGCTTGCTGCAATGTGTATTCTAGCTGTCCGTGCAGTAATTGTTCAACTTGCTTTTTTCCTTCACATGCAG ACCCATGTGTACAAGAGGCCAGTTGTGTTTTCAAGACCACTGATTTTTGCTACAGCATTCATGAGTTTCTTCTCTGTAGTTATAGCATTGTTCAAG GATATACctgacatagaaggagatagAATATTCGGCATCCAGTCGTTTTCAGTACGTTTAGGTCAGCAGCGG GTATTTTGGATTTGTGTCTCACTCCTTGAAGTTGCTTACGGAGTCGCCCTCATGGTGGGAGCAGCTTCTCCTTGCCTTTGGAGCAAAATTATCACG GGCGTGGGACATGCTGCTATGGCTTTAATTCTCTGGTTCCGTGCCAAATCTGTAGATTTCAAGAACAAAGCTTCCATAACATCCTTCTACATGTTTATCTGGAAG CTATTTTATGCAGAGTACTTGCTCATACCTTTAGTTAGATGA